Part of the Marinobacterium rhizophilum genome is shown below.
CCGCCGTCCACCACCATGGCCTGGCTGGTCATCATGCGACTGGCCCGGGACGCCAGAAACAGGGTAGCATCAACAATATCCCGCGGTGCCAGGTGCTCCTTGAGGCACTGCCGGTCCAGGTGCGCCGCCAGATCTTCAGGCGTCGCCCACATGTCGAGCTGCTTCTGGGTCAGCACCCAGCCCGGCAACAGCGTATTTACGCGAATACCGTCAGGACCCAGCTCCCGCGCCAGCCCTCGCGTCAGTCCGGTAATCGCCGCCTTCGAGGCGACATAACCCGGATAGCCGGCATTGCCCATCATGTAGGAAATGGAGGAAAAATTGATGATCGAGCCGCCCCCCAGCGCCTTCATGCCGGCAGCCACGGCCTGGGCCGTAAAGAAATGCGGCCGCAGGTTCACGGCCATGGCATTGTCCCAGGCCTCTGGCGTGTATTGCGCCAGCGAATGGCGCGCATCGTTGGCGGCATTGTTCACCAGTACCGAGATAGCGCCATGGGCACTGGCGGCCTGTTCCAGTGCAGCCTGCAGCGCGCTGACATCGGAGATATCACAGGGGATAAACAGCGGCGAGACACCGTGTTTTTCCTGCATCTCGGCGACAAAGCCGGTGGCATCCGAGCGCTGCACAAAGGCGACCTTGGCGCCCTGTTCGATAAAGCCTTCGGTCAGCGCAGCGCCAATACCGGCGCCGCCGCCGGTGATAAAGACGCTGGCACCCTTGAGGTCATGAAAGGTAACAAATTCGGACATCAGTGACTCTCCCGTGTAACAGGGCGGGTATCTTTGCCCACCAGGAAATCCAGATCGGCGCCACGGTCGGCCTGCATGACATGGTCGATATAGAGCTTGGCGTAGCCACGGCTGTAGTGCGGTGCCTCAGGCGCCCAGTTCTGGCGACGCGCCTCCAGTTCAGCATCACTGACCTTGAGCTCCAGCACACCGTCC
Proteins encoded:
- a CDS encoding SDR family NAD(P)-dependent oxidoreductase — its product is MSEFVTFHDLKGASVFITGGGAGIGAALTEGFIEQGAKVAFVQRSDATGFVAEMQEKHGVSPLFIPCDISDVSALQAALEQAASAHGAISVLVNNAANDARHSLAQYTPEAWDNAMAVNLRPHFFTAQAVAAGMKALGGGSIINFSSISYMMGNAGYPGYVASKAAITGLTRGLARELGPDGIRVNTLLPGWVLTQKQLDMWATPEDLAAHLDRQCLKEHLAPRDIVDATLFLASRASRMMTSQAMVVDGGVVVTG